Part of the Citrus sinensis cultivar Valencia sweet orange chromosome 2, DVS_A1.0, whole genome shotgun sequence genome, TTCCAAGCCCCAGCCAACTTCTTAAAactgaagaaaatattaaactaaCATCTGGTAAGTATATTATATCGTCCAGTGAGTAGAGACTGAATGACAGAGAAGATTAAAGGATATGTCCCAGGACACAGTAGGATTGAAGAAGGTGACACAcacttttgagaaaataaatttttttttttttaaataacagaGCGAGTTAACTATTTTGCTCAGAATttacatattataaattttaactaGGAGTTAAGTACATACCTATCATAATAGTGATGTAACTTTTTGCttggaaatctcagagtttgcACAAAAATCTGAGCTAATGAACTCCAACGTTGCTGAGAgatttcaaattcaatgtaTTTGTCCCACATCGTATGGCACAAGTAATCTTTTCCCACAAACGACAAAGCTCTTTTGAATAATCTGCTAGGATGATTTTAAGGGAACATTTTCAATAAGcaagaatataaaatgaatTGCAAAAACAACAGCTAGGCAGGGacattgaaagaaaaataactttacAGCATCCCTTTTTTCAATATACATACATTGAAGACAAAAGATAAAGGTGTATAGTTTTATACAAAATTGATCACAAGAATACAATTGCTTATGTAACAAATACAAATTAGGCCCAGAATACCACTAAAGTGTCTCACAAAGTTTTCAGATACCGATTTTGATCATAATAAAATCAAGTCTCTTGTTGGTACTCATATTACCTTCGGACATCATTAGGATCTTCGAATGTGGACATGCTCAAACTACAATAGTGAAACCACACATCAACAGAATATGTTGCAGATTGAACAGCTCGTTCAAAGACTTCAACAACCTTGTCAATAGAGCATAAGCGTGCCTTGTGGTCAGCATACTTCCTCCAGTAACCATAGCACAAAGGAAACTCGGCCAAGAAAGAGTCATACACCAGGCCTATCATCTCTATATCATCCTGCAGTTACAACAAAGCATGCCTTATATAAGTTTAGCATAAAAGTGGATCCAAATGTGGTAGTTTCATAGCGTAATATTGAACTTACGGGGCATGAATTCTCAATCTCGGATATAAGTGACGTCCATTCATCAAAGTCCAATGAGCCTTCAGCAATAAATTCCTCGAGTCCTTGCTTACCAAAACCAactgtagaaaaaaaaaaaattgctcgtATGTTAAATAGCACCGagtaaaacatttttctttatttctttattttgtagaaggaaattagaaatttcattagcaAAACAACAGAAACTCTTTCTGTGTATTGTCAaaacaaagtgaaaaataataataatgcctCGAGGTAAGTTGAGCCGCGTGGGTTTGTTTTTACCAGGCGAGTTTGGCTCTGCGGACAGAGACTCTAAGTTTGAAATCTGCACCTCCATTGTAATGAAATTACCAATCTTACTTTTAGCATCACCAATTCTTGAAGATAGAGAAGGAAAACTTTCTTTCGTTTTTTCGTTTGGAAATTcagaaatgaatttttatgcTTATGCTAATTTACAGGCTGGGCTTAATTCATCCATCGAGCCGGGCTCGGCATAAGATTGTTGGGCTTGAAGGCAAAGTCCAGCATAGCAGCCCACATTCAAACTGGGGGACAGAGTTTCTCATTGGGTAAAAAGGGCCCCTCTTTATATCTCTTAAAATTCCTTTTCTCTATTTACcctgttaaaatatttaaaagtagCGTTTAACACCATTGTTATTgacaaaatcaacattaatcaAAACTCATGAAACCccaatcttttattttcttttttattgttcaGACACATGTTGCCGGTTTTTTAGTTCTTTATCTAATCTCTCTCACAGAAACTTTTGATTATATAAAAAAGGAAATCTCCTCTTCGtcatataagaatttaaaattttccaagaAATTTCCAgcaaaataaagtttataaGTACTTATCAAAGCTACAAACTCTATTCAATTGTTACATCACaatcattatcatttttattcttcaatATAATTGCTTGCTTATGCCCTTCTCTTATGATCCAACCTGTaccaatattaaaatttgtggAAAATTGTGATCATACAAGATACGTATGTATTATGGtgagtaaatattatatattatatatatatatagaaatagCAAGCAAACAAGTATTTgcttattagtattatttttaaaattggaaaatagaggatatatgcaattaaattttacattatatagaaattttttaatttaaaattttaaagtgcggaaaaatttaaaaaaattttaaaatcgtGCCGGATTAAAAAactacaaatatatatatatatatattctcccTACACAGTCTTTGTTAAAAATAGCTGAGGAATCGAATTAAAAGGGAGAGTTTAGGATGTAGAGAGAGTTTACGAtctaatttcaataaagattaaagtcttacaaacaaaaaaataattttaaagagatttttttGAGGGATGACGATAGTGCAGGCCCGGTTGAATTAAACCATTCTACGATCAATCATCGACACACTTCAACTACAGGCATGTCTAAATAGAACAGTGAGTCCCCACGTTGCATCAAATTATTAGCATAGAGAAAGGGACAATGAAGAGCAAAATCAACGGTGTAGCTTCATCTCCAGCATACGAAAAGGATTTCGGAGCCAACGATTGCTCGCCGCGAGGATAATTCAAGAAACGTAAACTCCTAATCCGTCTCAAAAGATGGACCCACGTGGCcccaaatgaaattaaaagaatgaaTTAGATCTCGCAGCGGATTGATCGACGCATATACAAAGTTCGGATCAACGGTAGAGATTCACATACATTCAATTAAAGATTTCCCACTGCAGAGTGAGTCACTGAGTCCAGTTCTCTTGCTCTCTCTTGCCGGCAAAAGGAGAAATACGACGACATACAAGCGACAGAATCGTAAAGACAATGTTGCCTTTTTCGCTCTCGTCCTCACCTTCAACTCGCTCTTTCTCTCTATACAACAATATCAACCAGCCAATTCTGACGCGACAGACGAAGCTCTTTGGCTCGCGTAGCTTCAGCTCGAGCTGGAGCTCCTTCGCTTTTAATCCTCTAAGgtttataaattatcattaagttcaatgtaaattttcctcaattgattttttttttcaatttctattcTTTGTGTTGTATAGACTTTCGGTCAatcatgaagaaatgaaaatggtgACAAAGCGGAAGAGCAGAGGTTTCAGTGCGGTTTGTTACGCTGCACCGCTAACCGCACGTAATCTCCAGTGGATCTCGACCATTTCTTCTACGTATTCATCGCTTTCTCTCTTATTCATCAAGAATTCTTATAGCACTTGCTAacgttataaaattttgtagctTTCACATGGGAATTTTCATATCAAAGAGATCTTTGTTTAATCATCCTATGTCTTATTTGGTATTTGGTATTTGGTATTGAGGTGCTGGTGCTACAATTGTtgcagaaaaaaattattattataaaataaaaattaatagtatacgtataatttttaaataataattttgataaaattagtaaaaatataataaaaaagtgtaaaattaaatcaatttaatttttcagttaCAGGAGTTaatgtttattaaatactttagtgttgtagtttttaagttacagcaaCTCAACCTGAATCTCAAACAAAACCTTAACTttgttcttttgatttttcgtTTTTAATTCCTTATATTAGAGGAGattagtttattaaaaataaatgatgatttatagcaatatatgaataataagtaaataaaaaatattaattataatctaTAGAATATGCACATTGATATATGAAGTGTacataattttgattaaaatctATAATAAAACTGttagatatttatattatgtaattttaacaAACGTTTGATGTAAATCTACTTTCAAGACCTATTTTATAACTGTATCCATATCCTAACATATCTTACGGTCAGACCCGTATCTCATGCTTCATTGTGTTACTGaatataacattaatttattgctttGGTTTGTCGTTTTAAGAATTTGTTTAGTTCGGGAAGTATTCACTGATGGCTATGAATTAAAACTGTCCAGGGTTTTGATGCTCGCAAAAGGCACTGCAGttccaaaatcatttcttGTACCGTTATTTGCCCTCCAAGCTCCTGCAGATGTCATCTCATGGATTAAGTAAGTATTTTGAAACATCACTGTCATCTTCACAGGAAAGCATTTTCCTATAGATTAAGAAACCTTTTGAGGCTGCAATGGTATTTTATCCTTTGGtgaacttataattttatttgcgATTTGCAGAGGTGAATATGGTATTTGGGCTGCATTCTTGGCACTTCTTGTTCgtctcttcttctttattccTGGTAGGTTTTTGAATAAACTCCTTTGATAAGACTGTGAGCCTAGGCAATAGGAACTTGCTTATttatgaatgatattttcTGATCCTCCCTTAGGCTTACGCACAAGTAGGTGCTCAGCTTTCCTCCTTTCAAATATTCCCATGAACATTGTGGGTGCAATAAAATTGGAAGGATGAGTGATGAGCTTTAGTTTACCATGCAGCCCGGAGGAAAGGACAAAAATTTTGTGGTTTTGTGGACTTCAGTGAGATCGATGTTAATAGAGTAGTTTGTAGTTCTCTCAGAAACCGGTCTTGTCAGTTTGACCAtaccatgaaaaattttgaagtttgttgctcttaaacattttttctttacttataTCTTTGCATTGTATTTATTAACATCTATTCTTAAAATTGAAGAGTGGCCGAGATTGTCAACAGTTCCTCTATCCCATCTTCTTTGTTTGTAGGTGAGCTCGAGTTGCCATTTATGGCATTACTCTTGGTTATTGTGGCTCCTCATCAAGTTTTGACTCTGAGGCAAGTAGGTTTTTTGTGTGAGAATATACGaaattattgtttgtttttaacCTGTTTTCATGCTCTTgccaatttttttccctcttacAGAGGAACGCAGCAAGGTGCTATTATTTCCTTGGTGATTGCTGGTTATCTGGCTTTCCAGCATTTTTCACGTGCGGGAAACTTGAGGAAAGCATTTGAGCAAGGTTCAGTTGTTGCCACCTTAGCCATCATTTGTATCACTGCCCTCTCATGCTTGTTCTTGATCTGAATCTATTGTAAAATCATGATGAGAGGTTTCATCAGTCGTCTGTAAATCATTTCGTGCCGAAGGGTAACAAATAAGGGAATAATCATGATTTCTGGACCTTTTTGTCATGCTGGATAAATGTATAATTCtttgaaacataaaataatatttcgaGTTATACTGCCAATATATCATGTATAATTATTCTTGATTAGATTATGCTTGTCTCTGAAGCTTCTGTGTTTGTATATTGTATGACTGACCAAGCAGATTCCTCTGCATCAGTATAGAGATGGTTCATGATAAAACTGTTTGTGGCTTTTGTTTCTGTACAAATCTCAATTATAGGAAACAAAGAAACTCTATAAACCACTTGAAAAAGGAATGAATACATCCATCGTAAGGACGAGGATTTTTGTGacttgatggttttctcaaaTTCAAAGGTAACTCAAAT contains:
- the LOC102606811 gene encoding cold-regulated 413 inner membrane protein 1, chloroplastic isoform X2, whose amino-acid sequence is MLPFSLSSSPSTRSFSLYNNINQPILTRQTKLFGSRSFSSSWSSFAFNPLRLSVNHEEMKMVTKRKSRGFSAVCYAAPLTARNLQWISTISSTVLMLAKGTAVPKSFLVPLFALQAPADVISWIKGEYGIWAAFLALLVRLFFFIPGELELPFMALLLVIVAPHQVLTLRQRNAARCYYFLGDCWLSGFPAFFTCGKLEESI
- the LOC102606811 gene encoding cold-regulated 413 inner membrane protein 1, chloroplastic isoform X1, producing the protein MLPFSLSSSPSTRSFSLYNNINQPILTRQTKLFGSRSFSSSWSSFAFNPLRLSVNHEEMKMVTKRKSRGFSAVCYAAPLTARNLQWISTISSTVLMLAKGTAVPKSFLVPLFALQAPADVISWIKGEYGIWAAFLALLVRLFFFIPGELELPFMALLLVIVAPHQVLTLRGTQQGAIISLVIAGYLAFQHFSRAGNLRKAFEQGSVVATLAIICITALSCLFLI